A stretch of the Medicago truncatula cultivar Jemalong A17 chromosome 5, MtrunA17r5.0-ANR, whole genome shotgun sequence genome encodes the following:
- the LOC11431146 gene encoding gibberellin 2-beta-dioxygenase 1, whose translation MASSTHTHQILPQNLHGGGSTSAPPPTPSTTTTNNNHLSTSTAADALSRLLHRLPPNLSLPTIRRSSPTTTSPPSLSFSSLTPEKLISSISQLGFIQLTDHSVSSKLANLAESESLKLFNLSHDQKESFFPQNWPFGYEGDNDNDEEKLVESFRFQFDSLCSTESNQIKLESLSEFACALEKLGLNIIDVLMNGLGVENPVGDDSNRFSSIMWVSECLPGNKPGSMGGFYPFIVGLQYQIRCQKYSLLSDSGGWVSVLPHVDSILVTVGDVAQVWSNGKLKKVRGRPIMAALGDENDSSCITMSLLITLPLESNVAPLLPIGNKNKVEDDIDNDEEENNIGGEGQKRVFNSIDFEDYAWRVYHERLLFKDPLDRYRITQ comes from the exons ATGGCATCTTCAACTCACACTCATCAAATACTACCACAAAACCTTCATGGTGGAGGCTCCACCTCAGcaccaccaccaacaccatcaactaccaccaccaacaacaaccacCTCTCAACTTCCACCGCTGCTGATGCACTCTCCCGCCTCCTCCACCGTCTCCCACCCAACCTCTCTCTTCCCACCATCCGCCGATCCTCTCCAACCACCACCTCTCCTCCTTCTCTCTCCTTTTCATCACTCACACCAGAAAAACTCATCTCCTCCATTTCTCAACTTGGTTTTATTCAACTCACTGATCACTCAGTTTCTTCAAAACTTGCCAACTTGGCTGAGTCAGAGTCACTCAAACTCTTCAACCTTTCACATGATCAAAAAGAATCATTCTTCCCTCAAAACTGGCCTTTCGGTTACGAAGGTGACAACGACAACGACGAAGAAAAACTCGTTGAGTCGTTCCGGTTCCAGTTCGACTCGTTGTGTTCAACCGAGTCGAACCAGATAAAACTAGAATCACTCAGCGAGTTTGCATGTGCACTTGAGAAACTAGGTTTGAATATTATTGATGTGTTGATGAATGGTTTGGGGGTTGAGAACCCGGTTGGTGATGACTCGAACCGGTTTAGTTCGATTATGTGGGTTTCTGAGTGTTTGCCAGGAAATAAACCCGGTTCAATGGGTGGGTTTTACCCGTTTATAGTGGGATTGCAGTATCAGATAAGGTGTCAAAAATATTCGTTGTTGTCGGATTCAGGTGGATGGGTTTCTGTGTTGCCACACGTGGATTCTATCTTAGTTACTGTTGGTGATGTTGCTCAG GTTTGGAGCAATGGAAAATTAAAGAAGGTAAGAGGCAGACCAATTATGGCAGCATTAGGAGATGAAAATGATTCAAGTTGCATAACAATGTCGTTGCTAATAACCCTTCCTTTAGAGAGCAATGTAGCTCCACTTCTTCCCATTGGCAACAAGAACAAAGTTGAAGATGATATTGataatgatgaagaagaaaataacattGGTGGTGAAGGACAAAAAAGGGTATTCAACTCTATTGATTTTGAGGACTATGCTTGGAGAGTTTATCATGAACGTCTCTTATTCAAGGATCCATTGGATAGGTACCGTATTACTCAATAG